From Acetomicrobium thermoterrenum DSM 13490, the proteins below share one genomic window:
- a CDS encoding MotA/TolQ/ExbB proton channel family protein, with product MEFIDVIKMGGPSMYAILAVSIVGLAVVLERIWFYAKSWTNPELLERKLGELLYKGDAEAAASLVREKESSLHRLFRAAIDHWLAPPEALKMLLEQEVRHELYRWEKGLTLLSTVARVTPLLGLLGTVLGIVDVFRSVAESEGPTNMALLASGIWEALLTTVAGLAVAIPAVLCYSWFSSKIDALEESLWRGSDFILREKMLRGRTEHD from the coding sequence TTGGAATTCATCGACGTCATAAAGATGGGCGGTCCCAGCATGTACGCCATCCTGGCAGTCTCTATCGTCGGGCTTGCCGTGGTATTGGAGCGGATTTGGTTTTACGCCAAGTCTTGGACGAACCCGGAATTATTGGAACGCAAATTGGGGGAACTTCTGTACAAGGGAGATGCCGAGGCAGCTGCTTCTTTGGTACGCGAAAAGGAGAGCTCCTTGCACCGTCTTTTTAGGGCAGCTATAGATCACTGGCTGGCGCCGCCAGAGGCATTGAAGATGTTGCTGGAACAAGAGGTTCGCCATGAGCTTTACAGATGGGAAAAGGGATTAACCCTTCTTTCCACGGTGGCCAGAGTAACGCCTTTATTGGGGCTTTTAGGCACCGTGCTGGGAATTGTCGACGTCTTCCGCTCCGTCGCCGAATCGGAGGGCCCCACCAATATGGCCCTGCTTGCCTCAGGCATATGGGAAGCCCTGCTGACAACCGTCGCGGGCCTTGCGGTAGCGATACCTGCCGTCTTGTGCTATTCCTGGTTTTCCTCCAAAATCGATGCTCTCGAGGAGTCCCTTTGGAGGGGATCCGATTTCATTTTGCGGGAAAAGATGTTAAGAGGAAGGACAGAACATGATTGA
- the thiW gene encoding energy coupling factor transporter S component ThiW: MTKTALRNLILAALFAAMAVLLSGLSIPVGPTRCFPFQHAINAIAGVLLGPWWAGGAALTTSIIRNALGTGTLFAFPGSIPGALVVGITAKVFKDKKLYAALTEPVGTGIIGAILSVYILAPSIGKEATLWLVMPAFLLSSVPGSLLGFALLVALDRTRWFQKNIGKTLT; this comes from the coding sequence ATGACAAAGACCGCGCTAAGAAATCTAATTTTAGCGGCCTTGTTCGCCGCAATGGCCGTTCTCCTTTCGGGATTGAGCATTCCCGTCGGTCCGACACGCTGTTTCCCCTTTCAGCATGCCATAAATGCCATAGCGGGAGTGCTTCTCGGCCCCTGGTGGGCAGGAGGCGCAGCGTTGACTACGAGCATAATACGAAACGCTTTGGGTACGGGGACCCTTTTTGCCTTTCCTGGGAGCATACCCGGCGCTTTGGTAGTTGGCATAACGGCAAAGGTCTTCAAGGACAAGAAACTGTACGCAGCTTTAACAGAGCCCGTCGGTACCGGCATCATCGGAGCGATTTTAAGCGTCTACATCTTAGCCCCATCGATCGGCAAAGAAGCTACTTTATGGTTAGTGATGCCGGCTTTTCTCTTAAGCAGCGTTCCGGGTTCACTGTTGGGCTTCGCTCTCCTCGTCGCTTTGGACAGGACGAGATGGTTTCAAAAAAACATTGGCAAAACGCTTACGTAA